AGAACATATAAATGGGcctttaaatacattcatttcatcTTAAACAAATTTACATAGAAACTTATTTACATTTCTCCATTgtatacttaaattatttttccaagctTACTACCAATAAAAGGTAATAGAATGATCACCTGCTCACACAGATGCATACAGAAAGTGTCCGCAGGGCTAAGTAAAGCACCACTTCCCAGGAAACTCAGCTTATTCACTTTTTCAGCAATGACTCAATCGGAAGGTGCTTTCTCCTGAACTGTCCTTGAAGTGAGGCCTTTGCTTTAGAGATGCCCAAGGCGGGTTCTGAGAAACTGATCCAGGACAGAGACGGGTCCTGGGTTGTTTACGTGCCTTGGACTCTCAGAGCTGGAAGGACCCTTGGAGACCGTTGTGCCCCATGTCTGTGACTAGCCAACAGAGGTTTAGGGAGAGGAAGTGACTTGCCAAAGTCACCCAGCATCGGTGATAGGGCAGGGAGTGGAACCCAGTACCTAAGGTCCCTCTGAGGGGGCCCGACCCCGTCAGTATCCACAATCCACAAATGCATGACCTCTTTCAACCGTTTCCCACCCACCCATGTTTTGAATTTGTCTACCTGGCTAAATAGATGAGGTCTTGAGATGCTGAAAAGCAGCTCAGGATTCCCACAGGCATCTTTGTGGAGCCCTGGAATTCCTACTTCAGGGCTGGTTTTACAAGAGGTTTTGTGGTCAGGCGCCTTAACTTCTTCAATCATAACGTTTACCTTTACAGCTTGGCTGACTTACGGAAGCTCAGAGTTTCCAATTAATTTGGATAAAAGGCAACGTTCTACAGGACGGCTGTAACACTGGACTCACCACGAATGCATCGTGTTTGCCTAAATCCATCCACCTACCGATGCTGGATTTAAAATGAGGTTTCACTAATAAGTGGCCCAAGGTGGGGAAAAGCAGGGAGGGGggcaagttttaaaaaacaaaaaactttcaaGAACTGCCCCGTACCTCAGTTTACTTCAGAGAGAAGTAGCGAAATGGGCATTGGGTAGAAAAAGTACATGTTTTCAaccctttcttttaaataaagccTGATATTTCCCCTGAATTTTTTCTGATGATATACATTCTTCTGAAAGCAGTTTTTGggggtctgttttttttttttaaaaaaaaaaccttgatttggttttttttatcaGGATTTAAAAACTACTGTGATAAGAGATGCCATCAATAAAAAGATGAGTGGGGTCGGGGAGGACTCTCTCCAGGCCACATTACAAAAGAAGGAAGGGCTGGGcgcaggcagagagagaagaaagggagaagacgGACTGGGAGACAAAAGGATCATTCTTCCCTGTAACCAGAGTGAACACAGGTCCTAGCAGCCCTCACTCGGTTTTATAACAGACACACAAATGGAGAATACAGAGGGGGGGAGATGTGCTCAGCCGAACAGCCCTGATGCttttccattaaaatatggcACTTTTACACTGCAGAGAATCCAGCATTCTACCTGCAGGGGAGGCTTGCCCTGCAGCCACCCTGCAGCACCTGCTTTCTGACCACCCGAGCCCGACTCTCCCTCCTGTTCATACTCAAACCCTCACCTGGAGTCACGCAAGGAGAAACGGGCAGGCCAGAAAGTTTTCAAGGAGATGGAGCCAATCACAGGATACACAAGGGCTTTGGGAGAAGTCCAGTCGCCGGCAATGGACCAAGTGTGGGCAGGTGGAACCCTGAGGCCAGGGAACACAGGACgataaaaatatcttcatattaaggagatatatatatatttttcccccgGGAGGCATTTCTTTCACTCTGCAAAAGGAACCAACTAAaacaacatttaatttttataatattaaaaaataagtctttaatatataaaaactggccaggaaaaaaaatccttttacttGTTACATAAGAATGTCACCTTACACGTGAGAGTTTGCTTTGGGGGCGGGAGTTAGGGTGGAGCCAGAGGGGTGCCGGCCCCGCCACCCACGCCAGGATTTACAGGAGTCCGCCGGGCAGGCTGCATCCCAGGCCTCCCAGACCGTCCCTTCAGTGACCTGATCGTTAGCAGATGGCAACATGGGTTGCTTTGTGTATGGCAAAGACATTCAGTGATGCCTCTTCCTGGGCCCTCAACCTGGAAGTCAGTCCTCCCCATCCGAATCCCAGCAGACgagagaggaaggcaggcacCGATCACTTCCCTAAGGGGCTGAGGATTTTCCCCAGTGCGGTCCGATGGGAGTCCTTCGGTCTGAGGGGGGCCCTCTCCCCCGCGCCTCTGCCCTTCACAGGGACCTCCGCGTGGGCGCCGGGGCCCGCAGCAGGCTCTGGGCACTTCCTGGGGGCCCGGGCGCTGCTGGCCCGCTTCAGGGTACCGCTGTCCTTGAGGGCGGCGTCCTCAGGGCCGTGCTTCACCCTCAGCTGCCGCTGCGACGCCGTCCGCGTGAGGCCAGGGGCTCTGGCCGCAGGAGGGGCGTCCGTTCTCGTGCACCGGGACGACGAGGCCACCGTGTTTCGGGCAAAGCTCGGGACCGGGGGTGGGACCTTGGGGACGCTGGGGGCCGGCGGGGTCTTGGGCTCTTCTTCGGGACTCTcggggccctgggggtgggagcGGCAGATCTTATTCTCCTCGGGCTTCTGTCTGGGGACGTTCCTGAGGGGCTTGGCGCTGGGCTTCTTGAGAGAGCCCCTGCGCTGCAGCGGGGGCTCCTTCCCGGGCCGGGCGCTGCTGCCGGCCCCCGCGGGCCTCCGGGGCGACGTGTCCGCCGTGGACCGCACAGAGCTCCGGCGCGACCACGGCGCGTCTGTGCTGCCGGGGGGCTCTCGCGGGGGCGCCCGGGACGGCTCGGGCCGCTTGCCGGCGCCCGCGCCGCGGCTGGCCCGGGAGATGGGCACGACCTTGCGCATGCTCTCGCTCTCCGACGCCGTCAGCGTGCGCACcggccgcgccgccccgccctgCCGCACGCCCGGCTTGGGCAGCCCCGGGGGCGCCTCTTTCAGGGAGTTTCTCTTTGGTGCCGTGACATCCTTGCCTTTGGCGAGTCTGTCCCTGGGGAGGCCACCCTTGCAGCTGGGCTCGCTCTTCACCGAGGCGGGCGCAGAAGCCTCTGCAGCGGGGCTGGAGGCAGGGTTAGAGGAGACCTGGCTGCCCCCCGTCGCGTCCCCAACCCCAGAGGACACGGAGCCATCCCCTTCGCCCGCTTCCTCCGGCTCTCCCGCTGCAGGTCTGGAGTCTGTGCCCTCCGAGCAGTCCAGGGTCAGCGAGCAGTCGGTGGCGTCCGAGATGTAGAACAGAGGCCCAGGACCTTTGCTCTCGGGGTCGCTGCTACCCGCAGACACCAGGGCGGTGTCGCTGGGCTCGGCTGGGGCAGCCCGGTCAGCCCCTGGGTCTAGGCTGAGAGCCCCCTGGGCACCGCTGTCCCCCGGCGTCAGGCTGCCAGTGCCGGCACTGAGTGGCCGCGGGCACCCATCCCCCGGAGACCCCAGCTCTGCTGGGCTCGAGTCATTCAGGGCCGGCCGGGACGTCTCCTCCAGGATCTTGGGACCCTGGAGATTGAACTGGGCCAGCCCTGTCACCAGCTCATGCTCCTTAATCCCCAGGGCCAGTGGCGAGAGCGGAGGGGAGCGGGCCGGACCCAAGCCCACAGGCTCGCTGTTCCTCTTCCGCAGGACGCTGTTGCCCCCGCGCCGGGCCCGGGGGAAGGCCACCGCCGCCAACTCCTCGCGCCCTGCCGCCGCAAGCGCGTTCCGCCACGCAGAGGGCGGCTCCGGGGCTTTCTCCTGGCTCTCGGAGGCCTGAGGTTCGTGCGCAAAGTCGGAATTGAGGTCCCTCGGCTCTGCAGACTCCATCCAGGCCACCGCGGGCGGGGCCTGCCAGGGGCTGCTCCGGGGCAGGCTGTTGAACTTGCTGGGCTCCTCGGGGCTGCCAGTGGAGCTCTCCAAGAAGGTCAGCAGTTCCCGGTCGGCAGAGATGCCCAGGGAGAGGCGCGAGCGGCGGGTGTTGGGGGGCCGGTAGGAGGGGCTGCTGGGCCTGGGGTGCAGGAAAGCGGGCAGGTCTTCTGCACCCTTCTTGGTCAGCAGCAACACATCGTTCTCACTGCTGCTCCGGCCAAAGCCCCCGAGCTCCCCGGCGGCCCAGGAGCGCCGCTTCTGCTCCAGCTCCTTCATCCGCTGCAGCTTCCGCAGCTCCTGCACCTCACGGTCATAGTTGTCCTGGACGACAGGTGGAGAGGCCGGAAGATGCGTGAGACACACGTGCAAGTCCTGAGCCACCTGCCCTAAGACCCAATGAGAGCTCTACACATGTCCAGAGGGGAGCTTTGGGTCATGCCCTACACTGAGAAAcagattctgtgtgtgtgtgtgtgtatggggggggggaGCTCTCTAAAGCTAGAGGGGATCTAACCAGAGGGACCCACTAGGCCTGGCCCCAACAACCTGTCGACCGCTCACGTCTGATGATTGGGCCCAACTTCCAGCTTCCCAGCCAAGGCATCGTCCCCTCAGTGTGGGCTATGATTCCACATATGCATGCCACCTCAACTCCAAGGAAAGTCAACTTGGTTTCCAAGTAGTCCAAGACAGGATTTTTAGCAAAGTGCTAATGATAGGCAATGGCAGAGAGAAAAATACTATGAGTGCTTGAAAAGTGAGCCTCAAATTGTACTTCTGTGTTGCTGGGATCTAtctgcacatgtgcacacacattcaAGTGCAGCACACTCTACTCACAATGATTTGGATGCATAATGTGTACTCAAGATATTAAGAGATGCCTTTCAACTCTGTTCTCCCACTGCTCattgcttacaaaaaaaaaaaaaaaagccaccacaAATACCATGGTGGCTCTGCCCTGTAGGCCGCAACCCGTTCCCACAATTAGAGAAGAGGAGCAGGTCTGCTTTACTAATCCTTCAACCCTTCACTCTTCTCCAGagcacccagcccttcccaatGAAACTGCACCAGAACAAATGCACATACCAAATCACACTTTACCGCCTGGCTGTGTGCCTTAAATGTATGTGTCATGTAAATATGTGGCTCTCACAACCCAAATCTGTTATCGTTAGCCGTTTTCACTTGAAAATCAATTTCCTCCAATGGTGGACTTTCCCTTCCAAGTTTCTGTGAGGCTCTGGCTGGGGACTCTTGGCTTCTCCTGcagctctggcctcagc
The nucleotide sequence above comes from Microcebus murinus isolate Inina chromosome 15, M.murinus_Inina_mat1.0, whole genome shotgun sequence. Encoded proteins:
- the FHDC1 gene encoding FH2 domain-containing protein 1; translated protein: MHVMNCVSLVSDKENGTVTTAAGFMIGQTPPPAAPPPPPPPPPPPCPYLGEGFPPSPPPPLPPPLPGGAPVPPPPPGPPPISHMNGYSQLGQKKRMRSFFWKTIPEEQVRGKTNIWTLAARQQHHYQIDTKTIEELFGQQEDPTKSSLSRRGGSLNSSFRDTREEITILDAKRSMNIGIFLKQFKKSPQSIVEDIHQGKSEHYGSETLRDFLKLLPESEEVKKLKTFSGDVSKLSLADSFLYCLIQVPNYSLRIEAMVLKKEFLPSCSSLYTDITILRTATKELMSCEELHSILHLVLQAGNIMNAGGYAGNAVGFKLSSLLKLADTKANKPGMNLLHFVAQEAQKKDAILLNFSEKLHHVQEAARLSLDNTEAELHSLFVRTRSLKENIQRDGELCQQMEDFLQFAVEKLAELEHWKRELQHEAHTLIDFFCEDKETMKLDECFQIFRDFCTKFNKAVKDNYDREVQELRKLQRMKELEQKRRSWAAGELGGFGRSSSENDVLLLTKKGAEDLPAFLHPRPSSPSYRPPNTRRSRLSLGISADRELLTFLESSTGSPEEPSKFNSLPRSSPWQAPPAVAWMESAEPRDLNSDFAHEPQASESQEKAPEPPSAWRNALAAAGREELAAVAFPRARRGGNSVLRKRNSEPVGLGPARSPPLSPLALGIKEHELVTGLAQFNLQGPKILEETSRPALNDSSPAELGSPGDGCPRPLSAGTGSLTPGDSGAQGALSLDPGADRAAPAEPSDTALVSAGSSDPESKGPGPLFYISDATDCSLTLDCSEGTDSRPAAGEPEEAGEGDGSVSSGVGDATGGSQVSSNPASSPAAEASAPASVKSEPSCKGGLPRDRLAKGKDVTAPKRNSLKEAPPGLPKPGVRQGGAARPVRTLTASESESMRKVVPISRASRGAGAGKRPEPSRAPPREPPGSTDAPWSRRSSVRSTADTSPRRPAGAGSSARPGKEPPLQRRGSLKKPSAKPLRNVPRQKPEENKICRSHPQGPESPEEEPKTPPAPSVPKVPPPVPSFARNTVASSSRCTRTDAPPAARAPGLTRTASQRQLRVKHGPEDAALKDSGTLKRASSARAPRKCPEPAAGPGAHAEVPVKGRGAGERAPLRPKDSHRTALGKILSPLGK